A window of Phycobacter azelaicus contains these coding sequences:
- a CDS encoding trimethylamine methyltransferase family protein, translating to MARAAAARRRGGGRAGAAARRGGAALNQMPWSVPVNTDRPTEPLAPEGVAAIHDGAMRILEEIGVVFLNPEAIEIFKEAGCRVEGDLVRMDREFVMEMVDKAPDCFEITPRNPDRKIPVGGNHILFGNVSSPPNYWDLELGKKVTGTREHCQNLLKLTQYFNCIHFAGGYPVEAVDIHASIRHLDVLYDKLTLTDKVMHAYSLGKERVEDVMEMVRIAGGLSHEEFESRPHMYTNINSTSPLKHDFPMIDGCLRMVRKGQAVVVTPFTLAGAMAPVTMAGAVAQSIAESLCAIALFQYVRPGTPCAIGTFTSNVDMKSGAPAFGTPEYMRATQMTGQMARFYGLPMRSSGVCAANVPDGQAMWETSNSLWAAVQSGTNMVYHAAGWLEGGLIASPEKFIMDCEVLQQIQRYLQPQICATGTEDIALEAIREVGNDGHFFGIQHTQDRYTDAFYQPFLSDWRNYEAWEVAGAIWTPERAHSLYKEILADFEAPAMDVAIREELADFVARRKAEGGAPTDF from the coding sequence ATGGCACGAGCAGCAGCGGCCCGCAGGCGCGGTGGTGGCAGGGCAGGTGCGGCCGCTCGGCGCGGTGGGGCAGCGCTCAACCAGATGCCATGGTCTGTTCCCGTCAACACCGACCGGCCCACCGAACCGCTTGCCCCTGAAGGCGTGGCCGCCATTCACGACGGCGCCATGCGCATCTTGGAAGAAATCGGCGTTGTATTCCTCAACCCTGAAGCCATCGAGATCTTTAAGGAGGCAGGCTGCAGGGTTGAGGGCGATCTGGTTCGCATGGACCGTGAGTTTGTCATGGAGATGGTGGACAAGGCTCCGGACTGCTTTGAGATCACACCGCGAAACCCGGACCGCAAGATCCCAGTGGGTGGCAACCACATCCTCTTTGGCAATGTTTCATCGCCACCGAATTACTGGGATCTGGAACTGGGAAAAAAGGTCACCGGCACGCGTGAGCACTGTCAGAACCTTCTCAAACTCACCCAGTACTTCAACTGCATTCATTTTGCAGGCGGCTATCCGGTTGAGGCCGTAGATATCCATGCCTCGATCCGGCATCTGGACGTGCTCTATGACAAGCTGACACTCACGGACAAGGTGATGCATGCCTATTCGCTGGGTAAGGAACGGGTCGAAGACGTGATGGAAATGGTGCGCATCGCAGGCGGTCTCAGCCATGAGGAGTTCGAGAGCCGCCCGCATATGTACACAAACATCAACTCCACCTCCCCGCTGAAACATGATTTTCCCATGATCGACGGCTGTTTACGTATGGTGCGCAAGGGACAGGCAGTGGTGGTCACCCCCTTTACACTGGCCGGAGCCATGGCTCCGGTGACCATGGCGGGTGCGGTGGCGCAGTCGATTGCGGAATCCCTTTGCGCCATTGCGCTCTTCCAATATGTGCGCCCCGGCACGCCCTGCGCCATTGGTACCTTCACCTCGAACGTCGACATGAAATCGGGCGCGCCCGCCTTTGGCACACCCGAATACATGCGTGCGACGCAGATGACGGGACAGATGGCGCGTTTTTATGGCTTGCCGATGCGTTCTTCGGGAGTCTGTGCGGCAAATGTGCCCGATGGGCAGGCCATGTGGGAGACCTCCAACTCCCTTTGGGCGGCGGTGCAGTCGGGCACTAACATGGTTTATCACGCGGCGGGCTGGCTCGAAGGCGGCCTGATCGCTAGCCCGGAAAAGTTCATTATGGATTGCGAGGTTCTTCAGCAGATCCAGCGTTATCTGCAGCCCCAGATCTGCGCCACCGGCACCGAAGACATCGCCCTTGAAGCAATCCGGGAAGTGGGCAACGATGGGCATTTCTTTGGCATCCAGCATACCCAGGACCGCTACACCGACGCCTTCTATCAGCCCTTTTTGAGCGATTGGCGCAACTATGAGGCCTGGGAGGTGGCGGGCGCGATCTGGACACCGGAACGCGCGCACAGTCTCTACAAGGAGATCCTGGCGGACTTCGAAGCCCCAGCAATGGACGTGGCGATCCGGGAGGAATTGGCGGACTTCGTGGCCCGCCGAAAGGCCGAGGGAGGTGCGCCGACGGACTTCTGA
- a CDS encoding HAD family hydrolase, with protein MPVDAFLFDKDGTLFDFAATWNGWAAKMLKSLSAGDEALAQAMAHTLGFDLAAEVFRPDSFVIAGTNAEVASALCPYVPHMPEPELEQYLARNAAEADLAEAVPLAAFLDGLLERGKVLGVMTNDAEVSAVSQLERAGVLDRFAFVAGFDSGHGAKPDPAPLLAFCEHCGISPQRSAMVGDSLHDLQAGASAGMRRIGVLTGLAPREELHPHADVVLPNIGHIPDWLDQQDH; from the coding sequence ATGCCCGTAGATGCTTTTCTGTTCGACAAGGACGGAACGCTGTTCGACTTTGCCGCCACCTGGAACGGGTGGGCGGCGAAAATGTTGAAGTCGCTTTCGGCAGGGGACGAGGCGCTTGCGCAGGCGATGGCACACACGCTTGGCTTTGACTTGGCGGCGGAGGTTTTTCGTCCCGACAGCTTTGTGATCGCAGGCACCAATGCCGAGGTCGCCAGCGCCCTATGCCCGTATGTGCCGCATATGCCGGAACCAGAGCTTGAGCAGTACCTGGCCCGCAATGCTGCCGAGGCGGATCTGGCTGAGGCTGTGCCCTTGGCGGCTTTTCTTGATGGGCTGTTGGAGCGCGGCAAGGTTCTTGGTGTTATGACAAATGACGCTGAGGTTTCGGCTGTAAGTCAGCTTGAGCGTGCAGGGGTTCTGGACCGTTTTGCCTTTGTCGCTGGGTTCGACAGCGGGCATGGGGCTAAGCCCGACCCGGCACCTCTTCTGGCGTTTTGCGAGCATTGCGGCATTTCCCCGCAAAGATCTGCAATGGTAGGGGACAGCCTGCATGATCTTCAGGCTGGCGCCTCTGCTGGCATGCGCCGCATTGGTGTGCTCACAGGTTTGGCGCCTCGTGAGGAATTGCACCCGCATGCGGACGTAGTTCTTCCGAATATCGGACATATTCCGGACTGGCTTGATCAACAGGATCATTGA
- a CDS encoding DUF3572 domain-containing protein: MQISADQAETIALQALAWLSGNDELFPVFMGATGASIDDLKSRAADPEFLGSVLDFLTMDDAWVIEFCDSVGLQYESPMQARMALPGGAQIHWT; the protein is encoded by the coding sequence ATGCAGATTTCCGCTGATCAAGCTGAGACAATCGCACTGCAGGCGCTGGCCTGGTTGTCTGGAAATGATGAGCTTTTTCCAGTGTTTATGGGAGCGACGGGCGCAAGCATCGACGATTTGAAGAGCCGTGCCGCGGATCCGGAGTTTTTGGGCTCCGTGCTCGATTTCTTAACGATGGACGATGCTTGGGTGATTGAGTTTTGCGATAGCGTGGGACTTCAATATGAATCACCCATGCAAGCTCGGATGGCCCTTCCGGGTGGTGCGCAGATCCACTGGACCTGA
- a CDS encoding diguanylate cyclase, producing MQGTILVIDGVSTNRIMMKVQLTAAYYDVVLASRVDGVLEVARSCRPDLVLTANALPDGNAADVKQELRRDDTLADVPVIAVTRTDNPVRRLEALSAGIDDVLPQPLDDVILQARIRSLLRVRSTNEELNMQRDASHGFVLPLTDRAATAHTPPASIALVAEDLQTARDWHERLSSHVYHDIRTHQIGDIQPLMSEPVADVFIIELNETTSGAGLRLLADLRARAATRQSVVIAVPNPGDPHVAAEALDRGAHDVLQTGFDVEELALRLDTQLQYKHRHDLLRASVRNGLRAAVEDPMTGLYNRRYAKPFLDRTARSAAETGDKFALMLADLDHFKQINDRYGHPAGDAVLIEAARRLQGHLRPVDLLARVGGEEFMIVLPGADELEAGQAAVALCNAINSQPFEVPGINHPVSVTISIGAVVGGGAKTDKIPVNDLIANADQALYNAKNAGRNRAKLSAPGAAVA from the coding sequence GTGCAGGGAACCATTCTGGTCATAGACGGTGTTTCCACCAACCGGATCATGATGAAGGTCCAGCTGACGGCGGCGTATTACGACGTCGTACTCGCCTCCCGTGTGGATGGCGTGCTGGAGGTTGCGCGCAGCTGTCGTCCCGATCTTGTGCTCACAGCCAATGCCCTCCCGGATGGGAACGCCGCAGATGTCAAACAAGAGCTGAGACGTGACGACACTTTGGCGGATGTGCCGGTGATCGCCGTCACCCGCACCGACAATCCCGTCCGACGTCTCGAAGCCCTATCGGCGGGCATTGACGATGTGCTGCCGCAGCCGCTGGACGACGTCATTCTCCAGGCCCGGATCCGCAGCCTCCTGCGAGTGCGCAGCACCAACGAAGAGCTGAACATGCAGCGAGACGCTTCGCACGGGTTCGTTCTGCCTCTGACGGACCGCGCAGCAACAGCCCACACGCCGCCGGCCAGCATCGCATTGGTAGCCGAAGATCTGCAGACTGCCCGAGACTGGCACGAACGTCTGTCGAGCCATGTGTACCACGACATCCGCACCCATCAGATCGGCGACATCCAGCCGCTGATGAGCGAGCCCGTTGCCGATGTCTTTATCATTGAGCTGAACGAGACGACCTCAGGCGCGGGCCTGCGACTGCTCGCCGACCTGCGGGCACGGGCAGCCACTCGTCAATCGGTTGTGATCGCTGTACCCAACCCGGGCGATCCGCACGTGGCAGCCGAAGCCCTCGACCGGGGAGCTCATGACGTCCTGCAAACCGGATTTGACGTCGAAGAGCTTGCGCTGCGTCTTGATACCCAACTTCAGTACAAACATCGCCATGATTTGCTGCGGGCCAGCGTGCGCAACGGGCTGCGCGCCGCCGTCGAGGACCCGATGACTGGTCTGTACAACCGCCGCTATGCCAAGCCATTCCTTGATCGCACCGCCCGCAGCGCTGCCGAAACCGGTGACAAATTCGCCCTCATGCTGGCCGATCTAGATCACTTCAAGCAGATCAACGACCGCTATGGCCACCCGGCCGGAGACGCCGTTCTGATCGAAGCCGCGCGTCGCCTACAAGGCCATCTGCGTCCTGTCGATTTGCTGGCCCGTGTAGGGGGCGAAGAGTTCATGATTGTGCTGCCGGGCGCCGATGAACTGGAGGCTGGTCAGGCTGCCGTGGCACTGTGCAATGCGATCAACAGTCAACCCTTCGAGGTGCCTGGGATCAATCACCCGGTTTCCGTGACCATCAGCATCGGCGCCGTGGTCGGCGGCGGGGCCAAGACTGATAAGATCCCGGTCAACGACCTGATCGCCAATGCCGACCAGGCCCTTTACAATGCCAAGAATGCAGGACGCAACCGCGCCAAACTCTCAGCGCCGGGTGCGGCAGTCGCCTGA
- a CDS encoding periplasmic heavy metal sensor: MSTDEKIPTSGQERRTGMRPWLKVLLAVSLAANLAVAGLAVGAALRWHDGGHPSHRPPSVGSLIFHDLDPDTRRDLRRRAEGEFRSYSARRRAEGDAVIAILMAEPLDLDALADLLRVQADTRHGFHLSVQQAWITQVEAMTPDERKHYATRLQSKLHHHGGWVKHRPAQE, translated from the coding sequence ATGAGCACCGATGAGAAGATCCCAACCTCCGGGCAGGAGCGCCGGACCGGCATGCGGCCTTGGCTGAAGGTACTTTTGGCGGTCTCATTGGCTGCGAACCTCGCGGTTGCGGGGCTGGCTGTCGGGGCCGCGCTGCGCTGGCATGATGGGGGACACCCCAGTCATCGCCCGCCCTCGGTCGGGTCATTGATTTTTCACGATCTGGACCCTGACACGCGCCGCGATCTGCGCCGCCGCGCCGAAGGAGAATTTCGCAGCTATTCTGCGCGCCGTCGCGCCGAAGGGGACGCAGTCATTGCAATCCTGATGGCGGAGCCCCTTGATTTGGACGCTCTGGCCGATCTGCTGCGCGTACAGGCCGACACCCGCCACGGTTTTCATCTGTCTGTTCAGCAAGCCTGGATCACTCAGGTCGAGGCCATGACGCCGGATGAACGCAAACACTATGCGACACGGCTGCAGTCCAAGCTGCATCACCATGGGGGCTGGGTAAAGCATCGTCCAGCCCAGGAGTAG
- a CDS encoding RNA polymerase sigma factor — protein MSLGGAFSEGLPEVSGSPPDDDALLARLVAGDGRAAAVLTDRLGPRAYGVALRVLGNPAEAEDVTQEAMLRLWRMAPDWQPGQARVSTWLYRVVMNLCIDLKRRQRGGHLDLDAVPEPTDPAKGAPEQMQDDARNDALQAALMQLPERQRQAVILRHLEELANPEIATIMDISVEAVESLTARGKRALAGMLAKRREELGYDDG, from the coding sequence ATATCGCTGGGCGGGGCTTTTTCGGAAGGCCTGCCCGAAGTGAGCGGATCACCGCCTGATGATGACGCTCTACTGGCGCGTTTGGTGGCGGGCGATGGGCGTGCAGCAGCGGTATTGACTGATCGACTTGGCCCTCGCGCGTATGGGGTTGCTCTGCGGGTTCTTGGAAACCCCGCCGAGGCCGAGGATGTTACTCAGGAGGCGATGCTGCGCTTGTGGCGCATGGCTCCGGACTGGCAGCCGGGGCAGGCACGAGTATCGACCTGGCTCTATCGTGTGGTGATGAACCTCTGCATCGATCTCAAACGGCGCCAGCGCGGCGGACATCTTGATCTGGATGCAGTGCCTGAGCCGACCGACCCGGCAAAAGGTGCACCTGAGCAGATGCAGGATGACGCCCGCAACGACGCGCTGCAGGCAGCCTTGATGCAATTGCCCGAGCGTCAGCGACAGGCAGTTATCCTGCGCCACCTGGAAGAACTGGCGAATCCTGAGATTGCCACGATTATGGATATCAGCGTCGAGGCGGTCGAAAGCCTGACCGCCCGGGGTAAACGGGCACTGGCGGGCATGCTGGCCAAGCGCCGCGAGGAACTGGGGTATGACGATGGCTGA
- a CDS encoding EF-hand domain-containing protein encodes MKHTHFIAVIVATAGLAGASAALAKPGMHGPRASFEELDADGNGQVTKAEIEAHRAARFAATDTDGDGKLSAAEIEAEGVKRAAERAVRMIERHDSDGDGALGPDELPKSRQRGDMFARMDSDGNGAISKEEFQEARANMRGKHHKGRDCGQKSGQKPGQGMGQD; translated from the coding sequence ATGAAACATACGCACTTTATTGCCGTTATCGTCGCAACTGCTGGCCTTGCCGGGGCATCTGCCGCTTTGGCCAAGCCGGGAATGCACGGCCCTCGCGCCTCTTTCGAAGAACTCGACGCCGATGGCAATGGCCAAGTTACCAAGGCCGAGATCGAGGCTCACCGCGCTGCTCGCTTTGCTGCGACAGATACGGACGGAGACGGGAAACTGTCAGCGGCGGAAATCGAGGCGGAGGGCGTCAAGCGTGCGGCAGAGCGTGCAGTTCGCATGATCGAACGCCACGATAGCGATGGAGACGGTGCCCTTGGCCCTGACGAGTTGCCCAAATCGCGCCAGCGTGGTGATATGTTCGCGCGCATGGACAGTGATGGCAACGGCGCGATCTCGAAAGAAGAATTCCAAGAGGCACGTGCAAACATGCGCGGCAAACACCACAAAGGCCGGGATTGTGGCCAAAAATCTGGCCAAAAGCCGGGACAGGGCATGGGACAAGACTGA
- a CDS encoding DUF983 domain-containing protein codes for MTESQAVQAPHIANDRPTKPALIKGWRRKCPDCGKGDLLHSYLKVNDNCSNCGLDLSGHRADDGPAYLTILIVGHLMAPILHVVYFAYRPEPLVTFTVFSIGCLASSLYLLPRLKGIVVAYQWARRMHGFDNRT; via the coding sequence ATGACCGAGTCTCAAGCCGTACAGGCGCCCCATATTGCAAACGACCGCCCCACCAAACCGGCCCTCATCAAAGGCTGGCGCCGCAAATGCCCGGACTGCGGCAAAGGCGACCTGCTGCACTCCTACCTCAAGGTGAACGACAACTGCAGCAATTGCGGTCTCGATCTTTCCGGACACCGCGCCGACGATGGCCCGGCCTATCTGACCATCCTGATCGTTGGCCATCTGATGGCCCCGATCCTGCATGTGGTCTATTTCGCGTACAGACCGGAACCGCTTGTGACATTTACTGTTTTCTCGATTGGCTGTCTCGCGTCCTCCCTATATCTTCTGCCGAGACTGAAGGGAATTGTCGTGGCCTATCAATGGGCCCGGCGCATGCATGGGTTCGACAACAGGACCTGA
- a CDS encoding NUDIX hydrolase — MSKAEVQGETSQDKSAIRNAATVIAVRDRMSDDPQVLMGQRGAKAAFMPNKFVFPGGAVDPADALVPLADPLPDVCRNRLSEQAPKDLHHALAAAAIRELWEETGLLLGRQGEWSGAVPEDWHAFAKSGHLPSARALQFVFRALTPPGRPRRFDARFFLIDAAEISGDLDDFSKASDELSHLQWIPLSEVRTFDLPFITEVVLAEVTGRIRDTSPPASVPYFRNDDETSLFLRLKGYPMPESH; from the coding sequence ATGAGCAAAGCAGAGGTACAAGGTGAAACCAGCCAGGACAAATCGGCCATCCGCAACGCAGCGACGGTGATCGCAGTGCGTGACCGGATGTCCGACGACCCGCAGGTCCTGATGGGACAACGCGGAGCCAAGGCAGCGTTCATGCCCAACAAGTTCGTCTTTCCAGGTGGCGCTGTCGATCCAGCCGATGCGCTCGTTCCACTGGCCGATCCCCTGCCCGATGTGTGCCGCAACCGCCTGTCAGAGCAGGCCCCCAAAGACCTGCATCACGCCCTTGCAGCCGCTGCCATTAGGGAGTTGTGGGAAGAAACCGGCCTCCTCTTGGGGAGGCAGGGGGAGTGGTCCGGAGCGGTACCGGAAGACTGGCACGCCTTTGCCAAAAGTGGTCATCTGCCATCGGCCCGGGCACTTCAGTTCGTGTTCCGCGCCCTGACGCCTCCCGGACGGCCACGGCGGTTCGACGCGCGCTTCTTTCTAATAGATGCGGCCGAGATCTCAGGCGATCTTGATGATTTTTCAAAAGCCTCGGATGAGCTGTCCCATCTTCAGTGGATCCCGCTGAGCGAGGTGCGCACCTTCGATCTCCCCTTCATTACCGAAGTTGTTCTGGCCGAGGTCACAGGTCGCATCCGCGACACCAGCCCGCCCGCCAGTGTGCCCTATTTCCGCAACGATGATGAAACCAGCCTTTTCCTGAGACTCAAGGGCTATCCGATGCCCGAGAGCCACTGA
- a CDS encoding DMT family transporter, with protein sequence MLTWIPVSIAAATFQTVRFMLQKVLSSVTLSPGGATFARFAYSAPIIVTTLAAYLVSTGQSLPELNARFWAFAAIGGTAQILATVCVVALFKQRNFAVGITFKKTEVIQTAIVGLIVLGDDVSPWGWAAILIGLSAVLVLSKTPDVKGAWWQHLTNKASLLGLGSGVLFAFSAVSYRGASLQLGDLEPMLRAGITLSAVVTLQTLFMLVWLALREKGEITRVWRARRVAVWVGLTSMGGSFCWFWAFTLQNAAYVKALGQIELVLSLLASVLFFKEKISAREIIGMGLLGLSILALVLAL encoded by the coding sequence ATGTTGACTTGGATTCCCGTCTCCATCGCCGCTGCAACCTTTCAGACCGTACGCTTCATGCTGCAAAAGGTCCTGAGCAGCGTCACCTTGTCGCCGGGCGGAGCGACCTTCGCACGGTTCGCCTACTCGGCGCCGATCATCGTGACGACGCTTGCGGCCTACCTGGTCTCAACAGGGCAGAGCCTGCCCGAGTTGAACGCTAGGTTCTGGGCATTCGCAGCCATCGGCGGGACTGCCCAGATCCTGGCGACGGTTTGCGTAGTGGCGCTGTTCAAACAGCGGAATTTTGCTGTTGGGATCACGTTCAAAAAAACCGAAGTGATCCAGACGGCGATTGTGGGCCTCATTGTTCTGGGTGACGATGTGAGTCCCTGGGGCTGGGCGGCGATCTTGATTGGTCTTTCGGCGGTTCTGGTCCTGTCGAAAACCCCGGATGTGAAAGGCGCCTGGTGGCAGCATCTGACCAACAAGGCATCATTGCTGGGGCTTGGATCCGGGGTGCTCTTTGCCTTTTCCGCCGTCAGCTATCGTGGGGCATCCCTGCAACTGGGCGACCTTGAGCCGATGCTGCGTGCAGGCATCACCCTGTCTGCCGTCGTCACCTTGCAGACGCTCTTCATGCTTGTCTGGCTGGCCTTGCGTGAAAAGGGAGAGATCACAAGGGTGTGGCGCGCGCGCCGAGTGGCGGTTTGGGTGGGGCTGACCAGCATGGGCGGTTCTTTCTGCTGGTTCTGGGCCTTCACCTTGCAGAATGCAGCCTACGTCAAGGCACTGGGGCAGATCGAACTTGTGCTTTCGCTTCTGGCCTCAGTCTTGTTCTTCAAAGAGAAAATCTCGGCTCGCGAGATTATCGGTATGGGGCTGCTGGGCCTGTCGATTCTTGCGCTGGTCCTGGCGCTTTGA